From a single Bemisia tabaci chromosome 10, PGI_BMITA_v3 genomic region:
- the LOC140225666 gene encoding KRAB-A domain-containing protein 2-like, translating into MATANVNFELFLRSFINEDSEKNQLHVIPREQYSDLINEVKAARSARNKTPQQKRRVRRFNVIEIGGIEKLVKATGTDDIVYFVPLEEVYGTIEATHAAIGHGGRDRLKAELGRKYANITRPMIEKFLGMCEVCAGKKTKRKRGLVTKPILHKQLNSRCQVDLVDMQSQEIQGKRFILNYQDHLTKFIQLRALSHKTAEEVAAHLKDIFLTFGAPCILHSDNGREFVNNIIKCMKIHWPELQLVNGKPRHSQSQGSIERANQDVENMLAAWLIDKKTNQWPDALPFIQFMKNRAYHAGIRMSPYEALFGMKPRVGLTTSSLTPDMLANVETEEQLEELLASSQVNEENDEENDENEPVTTSAGNTTQTQPPQLSPVTTSAGNTTQTQPPQLSPVATSAGNTTQTQPPQLSPVATSAGNTTQTQPPQLSPVTTSAGNVCQSCGADLDTTEEKPEGEHEVLCGNCATRKNIRKARSQAAAGLEQQAKKMRLHSDKTHPPAKVGDNVTIPIPDVDKPRACLRNIIGVILDKNEHELYKIGTKDGILPKRYCRSEFDVCATAFISVSEVPAEKKVTVRAAAASVAGGSAQGFERCNCKKGCTSNQCKCRKNGKLCNSKCHSSLSCNNK; encoded by the exons ATGGCTACCGCGAAcgttaattttgaactttttttacgtAGTTTTATAAATGAAGATAGTGAAAAAAACCAATTGCATGTTATTCCCAGAGAACAGTACAGTGAtctgataaatgaagtgaaagccGCGAGAAGTGCTCGGAATAAAACCCCCCAACAGAAGAGACGTGTTAGGCGGTTTAATGTTATTGAAATCGGGGGTATAGAAAAGTTGGTGAAAGCAACGGGAACCGATGACATTGTGTATTTTGTTCCATTGGAGGAAGTATACGGAACAATTGAAGCGACTCATGCTGCTATTGGACACGGAGGTCGAGACCGGTTGAAAGCAGAGCTTG GTCGCAAATATGCTAACATTACGAGACCTATGATCGAAAAGTTTCTAGGGATGTGCGAGGTCTGTGCCGGGAAGAAAACCAAACGAAAAAGAGGACTCGTGACGAAGCCCATCCTGCACAAACAGCTAAACAGTCGCTGCCAGGTCGATCTTGTGGACATGCAGAGTCAAGAAATCCAAGGGAAACGGTTCATCCTCAATTATCAAGACCACTTAACAAAATTTATTCAGCTTCGAGCCCTCTCGCACAAAACAGCTGAGGAAGTAGCTGCGCACTTGAAGGACATCTTCTTAACTTTTGGGGCACCGTGTATCCTTCACAGCGACAACGGTAGGGAATTCGTCAATAATATTATTAAGTGCATGAAAATACATTGGCCGGAGTTGCAACTGGTCAACGGTAAGCCGCGCCACAGTCAAAGTCAGGGATCCATTGAGCGCGCCAACCAGGACGTGGAAAATATGTTGGCGGCGTGGCTAATTGACAAAAAGACGAACCAGTGGCCCGACGCGTTACCTTTCATCCAGTTCATGAAAAATCGTGCTTATCACGCCGGTATCAGAATGAGCCCATACGAAGCATTATTCGGAATGAAGCCAAGAGTTGGTCTCACTACAAGCAGTTTGACGCCGGATATGTTGGCGAATGTTGAGACGGAGGAGCAGCTGGAGGAGTTATTGGCTTCCTCACAGGTCAATGAAGAAAATGACGAAGAAAACGACGAGAATGAACCGGTGACAACTTCCGCCGGAAACACTACCCAGACTCAACCACCTCAACTTAGTCCAGTCACAACTTCCGCCGGAAACACTACCCAGACTCAACCACCTCAACTTAGTCCCGTCGCAACTTCCGCCGGAAACACTACCCAGACTCAACCACCTCAACTTAGTCCCGTCGCAACTTCCGCCGGAAACACTACCCAGACTCAACCACCTCAACTTAGTCCAGTCACAACTTCCGCCGGAAACGTTTGCCAATCGTGCGGTGCTGACTTGGACACAACAGAAGAAAAACCGGAAGGCGAACATGAAGTCTTGTGCGGCAACTGCGCGACGAGGAAGAACATCCGAAAAGCTCGGAGTCAGGCAGCTGCTGGTTTGGAACAGCAAGCTAAGAAGATGCGTCTGCACTCGGACAAAACGCATCCGCCAGCGAAGGTCGGCGACAACGTAACAATACCTATACCAGACGTGGACAAGCCTCGTGCTTGTTTAAGAAACATAATCGGCGTAATTCTCGACAAAAACGAACACGAGTTATACAAAATAGGGACCAAAGACGGCATCCTCCCTAAAAGGTACTGTCGGTCGGAATTCGACGTGTGCGCCACGGCCTTCATATCGGTCAGTGAGGTGCCAGCCGAAAAAAAGGTTACGGTACGTGCGGCCGCAGCCAGTGTTGCTGGGGGTTCTGCGCAGGGGTTCGAAAGGTGCAACTGCAAAAAAGGTTGCACCTCAAACCAGTGTAAGTGCCGCAAAAATGGCAAACTGTGCAACTCCAAATGTCACTCCAGCCTCAGCTGcaacaataaataa